The sequence below is a genomic window from Massilia oculi.
TGCCAGGTCTTACGGGGAAGACTGACTATGATGGTTGAAACTGTGTTATCTCGATCGGTGCGGCTGATCTGCGCCGGCGGCCTTGCCGTCGCCTGCACCGCGGCCCACGCCCAGGAAACGGCGCCTGCCGCCGAATCGCTGCAACGGGTGGAAGTGACCGGCTCGCGCATCGCGACCGCGAACCTGGAAAGCGTCAGCCCGGTGACCGTGGTCAACGCCAAGGACATCAAGATGGAAGGTGTCCGTTCGGTCGAGAACCTGCTGAACAACCTGCCCCAGGTCTTCGCCGACCAGGGCGGTTCGGTCTCGAACGGCTCGTCCGGCACCGCGACCGTCAACCTGCGTAACTTCGGCGCCGACCGCACCCTGGTGCTGGTCAACGGCCGTCGCCTGCCGGCCGGCAGCCCGCGCAACACCGCGGCCGACCTGAACCAGATCCCGGTGGGCCTGATCAAACGCGTCGAAGTGCTGACCGGTGGTGCCGGCGCCATCTACGGCTCGGACGCCGTGGCCGGCGTGGTCAACTTCATCATGGACGACCGCTTCCAGGGCGTCCAGATCGACGCCAACTACCAGTTCTACAACCACGACCAGAACGGCGGCCCGGTGGCCGACGCCGCCCGCCGCCGCAACTTCGCGCTGCCGGGCGACAAGGGCGCCGACGGCAAGGTCAAGGACATCAGCCTGACCATGGGCGGCAACTTCGCCGACGGCAAGGGCAACGCCGTGGTGTTCTTCGGCTACAAGAAGGAAGACGCGCTGCTGCAGTCCGAGCGCGACTTCACCGCCTGCTCGCTGGGCGGCGCCAGCCGTGGCGACGTGTTCAATTGCGGCGGCTCCGGCACCAGCTTCCCGGGCCAGTTCATCACCGCCACCGGCCTGAAAACCGTGGCCGACGCCAACGGCAATGTGCGCAACTACGTGGCCGCCCAGGATGCCTACAACTTCGGCCCGCTGAACTACTTCCGCCGTCCGTCGGAACGCTATACCTTCAGCTCGTTCACCCACTACGACATCAACGACAAGGCGCGCCTGTACGCCGAGGCCAGCTTCCACGACGACAGCACCGTGGCCCAGATCGCGCCGTCGGGCCTGTTCGGCCTGGACGCTTCCGGCGCCAACGCGATCCGTTGGGAAAACCCGCTGCTGTCCGACGCCTGGCGCAGCGCGCTGGGCATGACCGGTCCCGGCGACACCGCCGACGTCGTCATCCTGCGCCGTAACGTCGAAGGCGGCGGCCGCCGCGACGACCTGCGCCACACCTCCTACCGCGGCGTGGTCGGCGTCAAGGGCGACATCGGCAACTGGCAGTACGACGCCTTCGCCCAGGTCGGCAAGGTGCTGTACTCGGAAACCTATTTCAACGACTTCTCGGTCTCGCGCAGCGCGCGCGCACTGAACGTGGTCCCGGGCGCCAACGGCCAGCCGGTCTGCGCCAGCACCCTCAACGGCGTCGACCCGAACTGCGTCCCGTACAATATCTGGAAACTGGGCGGCGTCACTCCGGAAGCCCTGACCTACCTGCAGACCCCGGGCTTCCAGAAGGGCCATACCTCGCAGACCGTGCAGGGCATCAACCTGTCGTCCGACCTGGGCGAGTACGGCATCAAGCTGCCGACCAGCAGCGAAGGCGTGGGCGTGGCGTTCGGCTGGGAACACCGTACCGAGAAGCTCGAACTGAACTCGGACGTGGCGTTCGAATCCGGCGACCTGGCCGGCCAGGGCGGTCCGACCAAGAACGTGAGCGGCCAGTTCAGCGTGCGCGACTACTTCGCCGAGACCCGCATCCCGATCCTGCAGAACGTGCCGTTCGCCGACCAGCTGACGCTGACCGGCAGCTACCGCAAATCGGATTACTCGACCGGCCAGGACACCGACTCCTACGGTTTCGGCCTCGAGTGGGCGCCGGTGAAGGAAGCCAAGTTCCGCTTCAGCTACCAGCGCGCGGCCCGCGCCGCCAACGTGGTCGAGCTGTACACCCCGGCCGGCCTGGCCCTGTTCGGCATGGACGTCGATCCTTGCGCCGGCGCCACGCCATCCGCGACCCTGGCACAGTGCGCACGCACCGGCGTGACCGCTGCCCAGTACGGCAACATCCTCAATTCTCCGGCCCAGCAGTACAACCAGATCATCGGTGGCAACACCAACCTGGAACCGGAAGAGTCGGATTCGTACACCCTGGGCCTGGTCCTGACCCCGACCCGCAACACCTCGCTGACCATCGACGCCTTCGACATGAAGGTCAAGGGCACGATCGGCGGCCTGCCGGCCTCGACCACCCTGACCCAGTGCCTGGAGACCGGCGACCCGCAGTTCTGCAGCCTGATCACGCGTGACCGCCTGGGCAGCCTGTGGGCCCTGGAAAGCGCCAACATCGTCGCCACCAACCAGAACCTGGGCATGAGCTCGACCAAGGGCGTCGACCTGGGCGCCAACTGGAACACCAAGCTCGGCGCATGGGGCAGCCTGAACCTGTCGCTGATGGGCACCTACCTGAAGGAGTTCAAGCAGGAAGACTTCCCGGGTTCGGGCGAGTACGACTGCGCCGGCCTGCACGGCACCACCTGCGGCGTGCCGCTGCCGAAATGGCGTCACAAGGTGCGTGCGGTGTGGGGCACCCCATGGCGCGGCGTGGAGCTGGGCGCGACCTGGCGCTACGTCAAGGGCACCGACCTCGACTCGAGCAGCGACCAGCCTCTGCTGAGCGGCAGCTTCCAGGCAGCCGACGCACGCCTGGGCGACCGCAACTACCTGGACCTGACCGCCGGTTGGCAGATCAACCAGATGTTCTCGCTGCGCGGCGGCATGAACAACGCGCTGGACAAGGATCCTCCAGTGTCGGGCGTGGTGGCTGAAGTCTTCGGTAACGGCAACACCTACCCACAGGTGTACGATTCGATGGGCCGTCACGTGTTCCTGAACCTGACCGCCAAGTTCTGATCGGCTGAGCTGGAACAAAAACGGCGCACCTCGGTGCGCCGTTTTTTATTTTCCCAAAGTTCTTAGTCTTGTCGCAGGCGGCGCTGGCGCACCGCCGCCGCCAGTCCTTCCAGCACGCCGACGCTGGTCTCCCAGTCGATGCAGCCATCGGTCACCGACTGGCCATAGGTCAGTTCCTTGCCCGGCACCAGGTCCTGCCGTCCGGCCACCAGGTGCGATTCGATCATCACGCCGACGATGCGGTCGTCGCCGCCCGCGATCTGGGCCGCGATGTCGGCGCACACCGGCACCTGGTTCTCGGGCTTCTTGGAACTGTTGGCATGCGAGGCGTCGATCATCAGGCGGCTGGCCAGGCCCAGCGCGGCAATCTGCTTGCAGGCCTCCTCGACGCTGGCGGCATCATAGTTCGGCATCTTGCCGCCGCGCAGGATGATGTGGCAATCCTCGTTGCCCGAGGTCGACACGATGGCCGAATGGCCGCCCTTGGTCACCGACAGGAAGTGGTGCGGCTGCGACGCCGCCTTGATCGCCTCGGTCGCGATCTTGATATTGCCGTCGGTGCCGTTCTTGAAACCGACGGGACAGGACAGGCCGGAAGCCAGCTCGCGGTGCACCTGCGACTCGGTGGTACGGGCGCCGATCGCGCCCCAGCTGACCAGGTCGGCGATGTATTGC
It includes:
- a CDS encoding TonB-dependent receptor plug domain-containing protein, with product MMVETVLSRSVRLICAGGLAVACTAAHAQETAPAAESLQRVEVTGSRIATANLESVSPVTVVNAKDIKMEGVRSVENLLNNLPQVFADQGGSVSNGSSGTATVNLRNFGADRTLVLVNGRRLPAGSPRNTAADLNQIPVGLIKRVEVLTGGAGAIYGSDAVAGVVNFIMDDRFQGVQIDANYQFYNHDQNGGPVADAARRRNFALPGDKGADGKVKDISLTMGGNFADGKGNAVVFFGYKKEDALLQSERDFTACSLGGASRGDVFNCGGSGTSFPGQFITATGLKTVADANGNVRNYVAAQDAYNFGPLNYFRRPSERYTFSSFTHYDINDKARLYAEASFHDDSTVAQIAPSGLFGLDASGANAIRWENPLLSDAWRSALGMTGPGDTADVVILRRNVEGGGRRDDLRHTSYRGVVGVKGDIGNWQYDAFAQVGKVLYSETYFNDFSVSRSARALNVVPGANGQPVCASTLNGVDPNCVPYNIWKLGGVTPEALTYLQTPGFQKGHTSQTVQGINLSSDLGEYGIKLPTSSEGVGVAFGWEHRTEKLELNSDVAFESGDLAGQGGPTKNVSGQFSVRDYFAETRIPILQNVPFADQLTLTGSYRKSDYSTGQDTDSYGFGLEWAPVKEAKFRFSYQRAARAANVVELYTPAGLALFGMDVDPCAGATPSATLAQCARTGVTAAQYGNILNSPAQQYNQIIGGNTNLEPEESDSYTLGLVLTPTRNTSLTIDAFDMKVKGTIGGLPASTTLTQCLETGDPQFCSLITRDRLGSLWALESANIVATNQNLGMSSTKGVDLGANWNTKLGAWGSLNLSLMGTYLKEFKQEDFPGSGEYDCAGLHGTTCGVPLPKWRHKVRAVWGTPWRGVELGATWRYVKGTDLDSSSDQPLLSGSFQAADARLGDRNYLDLTAGWQINQMFSLRGGMNNALDKDPPVSGVVAEVFGNGNTYPQVYDSMGRHVFLNLTAKF
- the aroG gene encoding 3-deoxy-7-phosphoheptulonate synthase AroG, coding for MPRTDDLRIREMKELTPPSHLIREFPVTPQAEQTASGARVDLHRILHGQDDRLMVVIGPCSIHDPKAALEYARRLVVERERFKGELEIVMRVYFEKPRTTVGWKGLINDPYMDNSFRINDGLRMARELLRDINEMGLPAGTEFLDVISPQYIADLVSWGAIGARTTESQVHRELASGLSCPVGFKNGTDGNIKIATEAIKAASQPHHFLSVTKGGHSAIVSTSGNEDCHIILRGGKMPNYDAASVEEACKQIAALGLASRLMIDASHANSSKKPENQVPVCADIAAQIAGGDDRIVGVMIESHLVAGRQDLVPGKELTYGQSVTDGCIDWETSVGVLEGLAAAVRQRRLRQD